The following are from one region of the Heliangelus exortis chromosome 2, bHelExo1.hap1, whole genome shotgun sequence genome:
- the LOC139792987 gene encoding uncharacterized protein, with protein MGTQGALGGHERPWGPLGGHSSRYRVPLSVLVPVPVPDAGSGSRLAVPVPIPVPGTRCRFGCPVPVPQRRTECPVWIPGAGRGFRGCSGVPWFWGRGAGTGVVRGCRCRFRCRSPGAGVAIGWPRCHLAPPQPPAAITGPGGAGAGAGPEATPNPEPQRWQRRDPEPTSTQDVVALSAEGQTPDTVTPAKLEASGESDLSTTVGQHLGKGLSPGFSEVSVPLAAASPQRDPPGGSSSSSSSSSSSSSSLDPLDSGSFGVDLLAADTRGGPVGEGPARSNESNEEGSDRDGDSEEALASQGI; from the exons ATGGGGACCCAAGGGGCTCTTGGTGGCCACGAGAGGCCATGGGGCCCCTTGGGTGGCCACTCT TCCCGGTACCGAGTGCCGCTGTCGGTTCTGGTGCCGGTGCCGGTACCCGACGCCGGTTCCGGTTCCCGTCTCGCGGTCCCGGTGCCGATTCCGGTTCCCGGTACCCGGTGCCGGTTCGGATGCCCGGTGCCGGTGCCTCAGCGCCGTACCGAGTGCCCGGTTTGGATTCCCGGTGCCGGTCGCGGGTTCCGGGGTTGTTCTGGGGTTCCGTGGTTCTGGGGCCGTGGTGCCGGTACCGGGGTTGTCCGGGGCTGTCGGTGCCGGTTCCGGTGTCGCAGTCCCGGTGCCGGTGTCGCCATTGGTTGGCCCCGGTGCCACCTggctcctccccagccccctgcgGCTATAACGGGCCCGGGCGgggccggtgccggtgccggtcCCGAAGCGACACCGAACCCGGAGCCGCAGCGATGGCAGCGGCGAGACCCAG agcccaccagcacccaggacGTGGTGGCCCTGtctgcagagggacagacaCCAG ACACTGTCACCCCCGCCAAGCTCGAGGCCTCTGGAGAGa GTGACCTCAGCACCACCGTGGGGCAGCACCTGGGAAAAG gttTGAGCCCCGGCTTCTCGGAAGTTTCGGTCCCTTTGGCCGCCGCCTCCCCCCAGCGGGACCCCCCGGGGggctcctcctcttcctcctcctcttcctcctcctcctcctcctccctggacCCCCTGGACAGCGGCTCCTTCGGCGTGGATCTCCTGGCCGCGGACACGCGTGGGG GTCCCGTGGGGGAGGGTCCGGCCCGGTCCAACGAATCCAACGAGGAAG GATCCGACCGGGACGGGGACTCAGAGGAGGCTTTGGCATCCCAAG ggaTCTGA